Below is a window of Desulfosoma sp. DNA.
GGGCCTTTTGACTGCATCTACTTCAACTACCCGGAACTTAAAGAGCCCTTGATCAAGGTGTTTCGCCAGTACACGTCCAACGTCATTTCCTTGGGGGAAGCCATTCGGCAAATCGAGGCTCTGATGCCGGGACCGCTTACAGAATCCATGATGGACGCCTATCTGGAAGCGTCTTACGAAACGTACCCTGGCGTCGCGGATTTCGTGCGCTGGTGTGAGGAAAACGACATTCTTTTCATGCTTAACACAACGGGGATGCGAGGCTACACCCAGCGAGTCCTGGCCAAGGGATGGCTTCCGCACATTCCAGCGCTGTCCGCCCATCCCTTTATCAGCTACCCGGAAGCTCCTACAGACCCCGAGATTTTCCTTCCTCTTTCGGAAATTCAAGATAAAGCCGCCAATTCCGCCAGCGTAGCCGAAAAGTACGGGATTTCCCCGGGTCGTCTGATCATCATGGGAGACAGCGGCGGAGACGGTCCCCATTTCGCCTGGGGAGCACGCATGAAGGCTTTGCTCATCGCAAGCCGCCCGAAACCCTCCCTGGAAAAATACTGCGCCGAAAGAAACATGCACATCCACCATCGCATCGGCACCGCCGACGAACCCTTTAAAGCCCATTTTATGGACATGGTCCCGTGGGTGGAAGCCTATCTGGCTGCCGCGGAATGAAATGGAATGAGTTTCGAGCCCAATGTGGGCAGCCTGTGACACATGGGTTGTCCAGGGTGGGCTCGGGACCCCAGGGCTTGCCTAGAACAGACGGAAAAGAAAGAAACAGGTGCCATGAGTGGCCGTGAGGCGCCGGCCACTCAGGAAAATTTAGGGGCGGACACATCGGTCCGCCCTTACAGGTAGACGCACGAGGGCGTCTCTGCAGGCGGTTCAGGTGATCTGGCCGCTAGATGACCCTGGAAGCTCTGAGACGCTCCAATTGAGACCGGCCCATCCCTAGAAGTCGGCCGTAAACGGCTTCGTTGTCGGCGCCCACGGGACGGCAAGCCCATTTGATTCTCGGCGGTGTGCCCGTCATTTTCCAGACCGGCCCCTGATAGGAAAGCTCCCCATAGACGGGATCCTGAACTTTACAAAAAACGCCTCGATCCCACCAGTTTTGTTCTTCAAACGTCTGAGAAGGTCGACACACCTTGCCGGTGACGACGGCGGCGGCTCGACCTTCCTTTCGGGCCGTCGCTTCGGCAACCTTTTCGATGACTTCATCTACCGTGTATTGACGACTCCACGATTCAAGGATCTCCTGAAGAGCCTCTTCGCTCTCGTAACTCGTCCTTTGCATAAAAGTGGAAAAACGAGGATCCTGAATCAGTTCCGGACGGCCGATAATTTCCATCAGGGTGGCGAAAGCTTCTTCATTGTAAGCGGCCATGAAGGTGTAGCCGTCTTTGCACTGGATAAAGGTGTAAGGAAAGACGGACGGATCGTAGTTCCCCAACCTTTCTTTAACCGCTCCTCCCAGATGGTACCACCCCAGGTTGTAGTCGATAAACTTCATAATGCATTCAGCCCCGGAAACATCCACCATTTGCCCCTTGCCGGACTGTTGTCGGTAAAGAAGAGCCGCCAGAATTCCGTAGGCGGCGAAAAGGCCTTCAGCATACCATCCATACCAACTGCCCGTTTTGGTGGGAACGGCATGAGGAGACTTTTGAGCATCTTCCGGTTCGCCGTTGATGTAAACGAGACCGGAATAAGCCTGGTTGGCGATTTCCGAAGCCTGGCGACCCTCACGGGCTTTGGGACCGAACTGGCCGTAAGTGTGAAGCGCTGCATAGATGAGCCGAGGCTGCAGTTCCCGAAGTTGGCGGTAACCGATCCCTAAAGAATCCAAAAAGCCGGGTTCAAAGGTTTCAATGACAACATCCACATGCCTGACCATCTTTTTGAATATTTCCCGGCCTTCTTCGTCTTCCAAATCCAGGGTGATGTGAAGCTTGTTTCGACCTTCCACCAGATACGCAAGACCTGTGTCCTGATGCCTAAGGCCGAAAGGGCTGAAATCTCGTGCCGGATCTCCTTCCGGAGGTTCCACTCGTACGACCCGAGCCCCCAGTTCCCCCAAAACGGATGAGGCCACCAAGCCGCCGAAACTCATGTAACTGAGATCCAAAACCAGCAAATCATCCAGCGCTTCCGGATGTTGTGTCGCCTGACGAGGGTCGGAATGTTCTTTGGCCCAATCGAACCAGTTCTTGGTGTTCTCGTTCATGGTCTGCCTTTCTCTTCCTTCCGGGGTCTCACTCAAAAAACACGTCCTGGTTGGCCGTCCCAGTCTTCGGGAGGTTTGGCGCCGATACGATCCGCCCACGTACCCACAATGCCTTCGTCCGCGAGCTCTCGAAGGGTGTCGGCATCCAAGCCCAAAAGGGTGCGAAAGACATGGTCGTTATGAAACCCGACGGGCTTGGCGATCCAGCGCATACGCCCTGGAGTTTCCGATAGTTTGGGTCCCGGTCCGTATTCCACGACAGGCCCGTACAGAGGATCTTCAAATTCCCAAACCGCTTTTCGAAACCTGAGATGCTGGTCTTCGTAGTGATCCCGCGCCGAAGCCACCCTCTGGGCGGAAAACCCGTGGCGTACCCCCAAATCTTCCACCTGGCGCACCGTCAAACCCGCCACCCACCGGGACAAGCGTTCATAGATTTTTTCCTGATTTTCGTTCTTAAGCCGCCCGGAAACCGTCTCAATCTCCTCGTCTTCCCAAAGATCCTGCGCCCCCATGGCCTCGCACAACCCTTGAAAAGACCCGTCATCCACAGCGGAAACAGCCACAAAACCATCTTTGGCTCGAAACACCCCCGAAGGCACCATGGCCACATCCACATTGCCCACACGACGTCTTTCTTTTCCAAAAAGACTCCACAATAACCAGGTCCAGTCCTGAATCCGAATCAGGCTCTCCCCCTGGGACACATCGATCATTTGACCTCGACCCGTTTTGTTGCGCGCGTACAGAGCCGCCAGTATGCCAAGAGTGGCAAACAAAGCGCCCGTATAATCGCCGATCCAGATCCCGATCTTGAGCGGAGGACGGCCTGGAAAGCCCGTAGTGGCCGAAAACCCGCTCATGGCCTGAGATGTCGCATCATAGGACGGCCGATCCCGATAGGCGCTCCATTGGCCGAACCCGCTGTTGGCTTGATAAATGAGCCGAGGATTGATTTCCCTCAGCTGCCGATACCCCACACCCCAACGGTCCATGATGCCGGGCCGAAAATTCTCCACCACCACGTCGGATCGTGCCGCAAGCTGCTTGAGAAGTTCCGCTCCCTTGGGCTTTCGAATGTCTATGGCCACATGATATTTGTTGTGGTTCATGTGCGTGAAAGCCGGCGAGATGTTTTTATAGAAAAAACCCCGTGGAGCCACGTAGCGCATGAGGTCCCCCACGCCGGGGAGTTCGATCTTGATCACCTCCGCCCCTAGATCCGCCAACAAATCGGCGGTCACAGGTCCAAACACCCGTGTGCACAACTCCAGGACACGAATCCCTTTGAGTGCTTCCGGCTTGCTGAATATAGCCTCGGGATCAAAAAGCTTTTCCGTCCAGTCGAAATAATCGCCCGTTTCCATCGCTCCGCTCCTTACCTACAGTATCCTTTTCCAGAACCGCCCTCACGGCTGATGACGCACCCACAGCAAAACCAGCTTTACCAGGAAAGGGGTTACCACGGCGGTGGCGATACCGTTGAGACAGATGGCCAAACCTCCCGCGGCCCCCTGCACTTCACCTTCTTCCACGGCACGAGCTGTTCCAATGCCGTGGGACGCCGCTCCCATAGCCAGCCCAAAAGCCACAGGTTGACGCACCCCACACAGGCGAAGAACTCCAGGACCGATCACGGCGCCGAGAATACCTGTGGCAATGACGATGGCTGCGGTCAGCGGAGGAATACCGCCGATTTTTTCAGCAATGCCCATGGCGATGGGCGTGGTGACCGATTTGGGAGCGATGGAAGCCACCACCGGAGCGGAAGCGCCTAGAAGAGCCGCCGTTCCTGCAGCACTCAGCACCCCCACCACAGCAGCGACTCCAAGAGATATCCCGATGGCCCGACCCCGCTTTCGAATTTCTTCCATCTGGAGATAAAGAGGCACTCCAAGAGCCACTACGGAGGGGCCTAGAAAGAAACTAATAATTTGACCCCCTTGAAAGTAGTCTTCATAGCGAAGACCCGTAAGCGTCAAAAAAGCCATAAGACCAAGTATGGCCAACAAAACAGGATTAAGCCAGAAATGCTTAAAACGAAGGTAAAGCCTTTGAGCCCCGTAAAAAGCTAAAAAGGTGATAAAGACGGAAAAAGCTTTTGACGTGAAAAAAGACATCAGGACCGCTCCATTTTCTGCATCACCCATCCGACCACTGCTAGCACCGCCAGGGTGCTCACCACGTAAGCCACCACCAGAGGAATCCATTCACGGGACAAAAGGTCCAGGTAAAGCAGAAGCCCAACACCCGGAGGCACAAAGAAAAAGGCCATGTTTTGCACCAAAAGGTCCGCGGCGGGTTTGACACTCCTAACATCCACCCACCCTCGACATAAGGACACGGTCAGGAGCACCATGCCGATGACGTTGCCGGGAATCGGCAGCCCAAAGATGAAACTCACCAAATCCCCCAAGACAAGAAAACCGAAAATGATACAAAGGCTTCGAACCATCATGGCATCATGGAGCTTTTCGCGATCGGAAAAAATCCAGCACAAACCCGATGTGACGCCTCATGGCGTTGAGGGCCTCTTCACTATCCCGGTGTCTGATGGCATCATAGATGGCCGTGTGTTGTTCCACGATTCGAGGCAGATTGGCGGGATCTTCGTAGAGTTTCTGTAAATTCATGCGAATGCCGAAAAAGAGAAAATCATAAAGGCTGCGCATGACCTTCACCTGGACCGGATTACGGCTGGCATAAGCTATAGCCATATGAAAGCTGATATCGGCTTCATGCCCCAAACCTCCGGCGGCGATATCCGCCTTCATAGCCTCCAGGCTGGAGCGAAGGTGTTCTATATCTCGGTCATCAGCCCGCGTGGCAGCCAAAGCCGCCGCCGTGCATTCCAAACCCATGCGCACTTCTAGAATATGTTCCAAGGTCACATCCTGGCCGTCCATAAAGGTGGCCATGGGATTTTCGTGCAGGGGATCCAAACTGCGCACAAAGGTGCCCTGGCCGTGACGCTGCTCCACCAAATTCATGACCATAAGTTGATTGATGGCTTCGCGCACCGTGGGACGGCTCACCTGAAGCTGGCGTGCCAGCTCCCGCTCCGACGGCAACCTCTCCCCGGGCTTCAAAAACCCACGGTAGATAAGCTCGGTGAGCTGCTGGGCCACTTCATCGGCGACACGCTTGGGTTTGATGGGTTTGACAGGAAGTGTCGTCACGGTCCCAAACTCTCCGCGTAAATCTCAATGGCATGCCGTATCTTCACGGCATCCCCGGCTTGACTGAAACGATCATGAAACTGAATCATGCATGCCGGACAGCCTGTGGCCAAAATGCGTGCTCCTGTCGCCGCCACCATGTCCCGTTTTCGAAGACCCACTCGAGTCGACAGATCGTAGTGTTCCAGACTGAAACTGCCGCCGAGACCACAGCACCAATCCGGCTGGGTCATTTCCACCAGCCGAAGGCCCGCATGGGATTTGAGAAGACGGCGAGGTTCTTCATAGACCCCCAGCGATTTTTTGAGATGGCAAGGGTCATGGTAGGTGACGGGAACAGCGTGCGGGCCCGGAGTGGCTTCCGGCGGGTTCAAGCCCAGACGGCGGATAAGGAATTCATGAATGTCCATGGTCTTTTCACTGAGGCTTCGCACGCGATCTCGAACAGGGAAGCCGTCTTCCGAGAAAAGCACAGGCCACACTTTGCGAATGGTGGAAGTGCAGGTGGCACAGGAGGTGAGCAGCACATCGAAACGATCCAAGGGGAACCGTTCCAGGTTATGACGCACGAGTTTCTTAAAGGCCGTTAAGTCCCCGGAAGAGGCTGCGGGAATGCCGCAACATGCCTGGTTGTCGGGAAAATAAACGCCCACTTCGTGCTTGCGAAGGACTTTCAGCGTGGCATGGGCGACGGAAGGAAAAATCTTGTCGATAAGACACCCTATGAAATAGGCCACTTTAATTCCTGAACCCCCTGGGGATGTGTCCATGGCGGGCAATTGGGCATGGAAGGGTTTTGGTGCCAAAGGCTTGATATGCCGCTCTCCCAGAAGTGGCGATGTGAACCGAGCACACGAGGTGCCTAGCACCTCATTGGCCGGTTTGGTGAATA
It encodes the following:
- a CDS encoding CoA transferase; this translates as MNENTKNWFDWAKEHSDPRQATQHPEALDDLLVLDLSYMSFGGLVASSVLGELGARVVRVEPPEGDPARDFSPFGLRHQDTGLAYLVEGRNKLHITLDLEDEEGREIFKKMVRHVDVVIETFEPGFLDSLGIGYRQLRELQPRLIYAALHTYGQFGPKAREGRQASEIANQAYSGLVYINGEPEDAQKSPHAVPTKTGSWYGWYAEGLFAAYGILAALLYRQQSGKGQMVDVSGAECIMKFIDYNLGWYHLGGAVKERLGNYDPSVFPYTFIQCKDGYTFMAAYNEEAFATLMEIIGRPELIQDPRFSTFMQRTSYESEEALQEILESWSRQYTVDEVIEKVAEATARKEGRAAAVVTGKVCRPSQTFEEQNWWDRGVFCKVQDPVYGELSYQGPVWKMTGTPPRIKWACRPVGADNEAVYGRLLGMGRSQLERLRASRVI
- a CDS encoding CidA/LrgA family protein; amino-acid sequence: MCWIFSDREKLHDAMMVRSLCIIFGFLVLGDLVSFIFGLPIPGNVIGMVLLTVSLCRGWVDVRSVKPAADLLVQNMAFFFVPPGVGLLLYLDLLSREWIPLVVAYVVSTLAVLAVVGWVMQKMERS
- a CDS encoding CoA transferase, translated to METGDYFDWTEKLFDPEAIFSKPEALKGIRVLELCTRVFGPVTADLLADLGAEVIKIELPGVGDLMRYVAPRGFFYKNISPAFTHMNHNKYHVAIDIRKPKGAELLKQLAARSDVVVENFRPGIMDRWGVGYRQLREINPRLIYQANSGFGQWSAYRDRPSYDATSQAMSGFSATTGFPGRPPLKIGIWIGDYTGALFATLGILAALYARNKTGRGQMIDVSQGESLIRIQDWTWLLWSLFGKERRRVGNVDVAMVPSGVFRAKDGFVAVSAVDDGSFQGLCEAMGAQDLWEDEEIETVSGRLKNENQEKIYERLSRWVAGLTVRQVEDLGVRHGFSAQRVASARDHYEDQHLRFRKAVWEFEDPLYGPVVEYGPGPKLSETPGRMRWIAKPVGFHNDHVFRTLLGLDADTLRELADEGIVGTWADRIGAKPPEDWDGQPGRVF
- a CDS encoding FadR/GntR family transcriptional regulator, with translation MTTLPVKPIKPKRVADEVAQQLTELIYRGFLKPGERLPSERELARQLQVSRPTVREAINQLMVMNLVEQRHGQGTFVRSLDPLHENPMATFMDGQDVTLEHILEVRMGLECTAAALAATRADDRDIEHLRSSLEAMKADIAAGGLGHEADISFHMAIAYASRNPVQVKVMRSLYDFLFFGIRMNLQKLYEDPANLPRIVEQHTAIYDAIRHRDSEEALNAMRRHIGFVLDFFRSRKAP
- a CDS encoding (Fe-S)-binding protein; translation: MAGMKDLARLVRELEDQMVVCMRCGMCQAVCPLYAETGREADVARGKLALLEGLSKEMFRDPKGVSERLHRCLLCGSCAANCPSGVKVLDIFLKARAILAGYMGLSPVKKLILRGMLANPSFFDKLTEWGARFQDLFTKPANEVLGTSCARFTSPLLGERHIKPLAPKPFHAQLPAMDTSPGGSGIKVAYFIGCLIDKIFPSVAHATLKVLRKHEVGVYFPDNQACCGIPAASSGDLTAFKKLVRHNLERFPLDRFDVLLTSCATCTSTIRKVWPVLFSEDGFPVRDRVRSLSEKTMDIHEFLIRRLGLNPPEATPGPHAVPVTYHDPCHLKKSLGVYEEPRRLLKSHAGLRLVEMTQPDWCCGLGGSFSLEHYDLSTRVGLRKRDMVAATGARILATGCPACMIQFHDRFSQAGDAVKIRHAIEIYAESLGP
- a CDS encoding LrgB family protein, translated to MSFFTSKAFSVFITFLAFYGAQRLYLRFKHFWLNPVLLAILGLMAFLTLTGLRYEDYFQGGQIISFFLGPSVVALGVPLYLQMEEIRKRGRAIGISLGVAAVVGVLSAAGTAALLGASAPVVASIAPKSVTTPIAMGIAEKIGGIPPLTAAIVIATGILGAVIGPGVLRLCGVRQPVAFGLAMGAASHGIGTARAVEEGEVQGAAGGLAICLNGIATAVVTPFLVKLVLLWVRHQP